ACCTCCCGCAGCGACATCGCCACCTCGTCCAGCGCCGCGGGGGCGGCGGGGAGCGCGTGCCCCCCGGCGGGCCCGGCCACCGCCTCGGGGCGGGACCCGGACTCGCGGGCTCCGCGCATGCGCGCGTAGAGGAAGTCGCGCACCGCCTCGAAGTCGCGGAAGCCCTCGATGGTCATCTCCGCGGTGGCGCTCCCGCTCGCCGTCTGCACCTGGATGCGCGCGAGCCCCAGCCAGCGCTCCACCACGTTGCTGGAGAGGTGGATGTCCTGGATCCGCGCGTAGGTCAGGCTGATCTCCCGCCGGAAGAGGATCCCCCACCGCATCGTCACGCCCTCGGCGTCGAAGCGGTAGCGCATGGTGTCGTAGCGGAAGTAGAGCGGGATCAGCGGGATCCAGAAGAAGGGGCCCGCCAGGAGCGAGCCCAGGGCGTAGTAGGTCAGCAGGCTGGAGTCGGGCCGCAGCTCCGAGGCGAAGAGGCGCGCTTCAATGCCTCCGTCGGGGGCGGGGGCGGAGCGCTCGGGCGAGGAGGTCATCGGCGGTGCGGAAGAAGGTTCGCGTCGAGGTACGACGCCACTACGGGCGGGGTGCGGGCGGAGTTGCGCGGCGTGGCTGCTCAGGGCGTCACGTCCAGGACGGCCAGGTGCCCCCCGCGCGCGTACTCCAGGATGGTCCCGTCGCGCGTGGCGAGCGCGGCCCCCGCGCGGCGCGCAGTGGCGATCAGCATCCGGTCAGCCGGGTCGCCGTGCGCCGGGCCGGGGAGGCGGGTGCTCTCCACCAGCACCTCCGGCGACAGCTCCGCCAGCCGCACCCCCGGCGCGGCCAGCCCCCGCCGCACCCACTCCTCCAGCTCCAGCGCCAGCCCGATCCGCCCCTTCGCCTGGAGCATCGCCACCTCCCACACCGAGATGGCGGACACCAGGAGCCGGCCGCGCTGCGCGCCCCGCCGGATCTCCTCCACGGCCGGCGGCGCCATGCGGTCCGTCTCCCCCGTGACCACCCAGATCCAGACGTGCGTGTCCAGGAGGATGCGCCCGGGGAGGTCAGGCATCCGCCTCCCAGGCCTCGTCCACGGGTGCGACGACGTCGCCGTGATAGGTGACGGTCCCGCGCAGCGCGCCGAACGGGGAGACCGACTCCGCCGGCTCGTAGGGGACCAGCTTCGCGACGGGGCGGCCGTAGCGGGTCACCACCACCTCCGTCCGCTCCTGCTGCACCCGGTCCATGAGCTGGAGGCAGCGCGTCTTGAAGTCCGCCGCCGACACCACCTCACCCTCACCGGGGACGGAGAGGGCTTCCCGCACCTTCCGCGTACGTCCCTTCGGCTTCGGATCGTCCATTCGCAGGCTCCGCTGAGGTTACGTCCAACATTCTACGTCCATCTTTCTTCCCGCGCAAGGATCTCGCCACCCAGCGCCTGGATCGCGTCCGACTCCACCACCCGCACCCCGCGTCCGCCGGCCTTCGCCAGGCGCACCATCGCCGCCGCCACGGCGCGAGCCTCCACGGGCCGGTACTTCCGCAGCGGTCCCACCAGGAAGCGGGAAAGCTTCGGCATGAGCCTCTGCGCAAGCTCCTCGCCCGGCCGGTGCTCGCCGCGCTCACCCAGGAGGAGGGCGGGGCGCAGGATCACCACCTCCTGGAAGGGGAGGGTGCGGACCGCCTCCTCCGCCTCGCCCTTCACCCGGTTGTAGAAGAGGGAGGAGCCGGTGTCCGCCCCCAGGGCGGAGACCAGGAGGAAGCGCTCCGCGCCGTTGCGCGCGGCGGCCTCCGCGACCGCGCGGGGGTAGTCCAGGTCCACGCG
This is a stretch of genomic DNA from Longimicrobiaceae bacterium. It encodes these proteins:
- a CDS encoding NAD(P)H-binding protein — protein: MEARSALLLGATGLVGGHLLDLLLEDPAYGSVTTLGRRPVPREHPRLRQETVDFARLRDFAERIRAQDVFCSLGTTIRAAGSREAFRRVDLDYPRAVAEAAARNGAERFLLVSALGADTGSSLFYNRVKGEAEEAVRTLPFQEVVILRPALLLGERGEHRPGEELAQRLMPKLSRFLVGPLRKYRPVEARAVAAAMVRLAKAGGRGVRVVESDAIQALGGEILAREERWT
- a CDS encoding type II toxin-antitoxin system Phd/YefM family antitoxin, which translates into the protein MDDPKPKGRTRKVREALSVPGEGEVVSAADFKTRCLQLMDRVQQERTEVVVTRYGRPVAKLVPYEPAESVSPFGALRGTVTYHGDVVAPVDEAWEADA
- a CDS encoding PH domain-containing protein, which translates into the protein MTSSPERSAPAPDGGIEARLFASELRPDSSLLTYYALGSLLAGPFFWIPLIPLYFRYDTMRYRFDAEGVTMRWGILFRREISLTYARIQDIHLSSNVVERWLGLARIQVQTASGSATAEMTIEGFRDFEAVRDFLYARMRGARESGSRPEAVAGPAGGHALPAAPAALDEVAMSLREV
- a CDS encoding type II toxin-antitoxin system VapC family toxin, whose amino-acid sequence is MPDLPGRILLDTHVWIWVVTGETDRMAPPAVEEIRRGAQRGRLLVSAISVWEVAMLQAKGRIGLALELEEWVRRGLAAPGVRLAELSPEVLVESTRLPGPAHGDPADRMLIATARRAGAALATRDGTILEYARGGHLAVLDVTP